A section of the bacterium genome encodes:
- a CDS encoding VWA domain-containing protein, which translates to MFQRCNLRKAISAVASGLLLVAIATAAARAQEDQIFLEQVDVSVVNVEVFVTDKDGRMVTDLSKDDFQVLEDGEPVEISNFYVVRGGSVEASAASEGAGAGEEIAPIQPKQLHLVVYVDNENLAPANRNRALRALRDFVGEQLRPSDRIMLVSSDGGLMVQQEMSADPDEIIAALDEMSGTAGKGALLDLERRSIVADIRSVDLPGDVTGEAALGSAPMQAEDTTGDEALVVLESIRAFAQREHNLVRSTIAGLRQFIGSLSGVPGRKAVLYVSDGLPMRPGEELFYAWENKFSEYARDVGIGSVTVEATELRTDEYLEDLADAANASEVTFYALRPGGGGPSASVTGETPAFIGSQRARGTQVWTPAVESVASANTGSPMRFLSEATGGFALVNSRNLDGMLDRMREDFDSYYSLGYSVDHTDDQQTHRIHVVVPNEEWTVRHRERYRHKTREEQTADLTLSALLLDVQSNPLQIAVEFGEAEPAEKRGQIVVPVIVKVPIAKLVLLPQGDYHVGQIKIAVAAKDRGRSSPVQTIQVPVRIRNEQLLTALGQVAGYRVKLGMRRVKSAVAVGVHDSLANVDSAVSVTYEPPAAS; encoded by the coding sequence ATGTTTCAAAGGTGCAATCTCAGAAAGGCGATCTCGGCGGTCGCCAGCGGCCTGCTGCTGGTCGCGATAGCAACTGCCGCGGCAAGAGCGCAGGAAGACCAGATCTTCCTGGAACAGGTCGACGTCAGCGTCGTCAACGTCGAGGTCTTCGTGACCGACAAGGACGGTCGCATGGTGACGGACCTCTCGAAAGACGATTTCCAGGTTCTCGAGGACGGCGAGCCGGTCGAGATCAGCAACTTCTACGTGGTTCGGGGCGGCAGCGTCGAGGCCTCGGCGGCATCGGAAGGCGCTGGCGCTGGCGAGGAGATCGCGCCGATTCAGCCCAAGCAGCTTCATCTCGTGGTCTACGTCGACAATGAGAACTTGGCTCCGGCAAATCGCAACCGCGCCCTTCGTGCGCTGCGGGACTTCGTTGGCGAGCAGCTCAGGCCCAGCGATCGGATCATGTTGGTCTCTTCCGACGGCGGTCTCATGGTCCAGCAGGAGATGAGCGCCGACCCGGACGAGATCATCGCGGCGCTCGACGAGATGAGCGGGACCGCGGGCAAGGGCGCATTGCTGGATCTCGAGCGCCGGTCCATAGTGGCTGATATCCGCTCGGTGGACCTGCCCGGCGACGTCACGGGGGAGGCGGCGCTTGGCAGCGCGCCGATGCAGGCCGAAGACACGACCGGAGACGAGGCCCTGGTCGTTCTGGAGTCGATTCGGGCCTTCGCCCAGCGGGAGCACAATCTGGTGCGCTCGACTATCGCCGGACTCAGACAATTCATCGGCTCGCTCTCCGGCGTGCCGGGGCGCAAGGCGGTGCTCTACGTGAGTGATGGCCTTCCGATGCGGCCGGGCGAAGAGCTTTTCTACGCCTGGGAGAACAAGTTCAGTGAGTACGCCAGGGACGTCGGCATTGGCTCCGTGACCGTCGAGGCCACCGAGCTGCGCACGGATGAGTACCTCGAGGACCTCGCCGACGCCGCCAACGCCAGCGAAGTCACTTTCTATGCCTTGCGGCCCGGCGGTGGTGGCCCGAGCGCTTCGGTGACCGGCGAGACGCCGGCCTTCATCGGTTCGCAACGTGCGAGAGGCACCCAGGTCTGGACTCCCGCCGTGGAATCGGTTGCGAGCGCCAACACGGGAAGTCCGATGCGCTTTCTGTCCGAAGCCACCGGAGGTTTCGCCTTGGTCAATAGTCGAAACCTCGATGGCATGCTCGATCGCATGCGTGAAGACTTCGATAGCTACTATTCGCTGGGCTATTCGGTGGACCATACGGACGATCAGCAGACCCACCGCATCCACGTGGTTGTTCCGAACGAGGAATGGACCGTCCGGCACCGCGAGCGCTACCGGCACAAAACCCGTGAAGAGCAGACCGCGGATCTCACGCTGTCGGCACTGCTTCTCGACGTCCAGTCGAATCCGTTGCAGATCGCGGTCGAGTTCGGTGAGGCCGAGCCGGCCGAGAAGCGCGGGCAGATCGTGGTCCCGGTGATCGTCAAGGTCCCGATTGCGAAGCTCGTGCTACTGCCGCAGGGTGACTATCACGTTGGACAGATCAAGATCGCGGTAGCGGCAAAAGATCGGGGACGTTCTTCGCCGGTGCAGACGATTCAGGTTCCGGTTCGAATCCGTAACGAGCAGCTCCTGACCGCGCTCGGTCAGGTGGCCGGTTACCGAGTCAAGCTGGGCATGCGCAGAGTCAAGAGCGCCGTTGCTGTCGGCGTGCACGACTCACTGGCCAACGTGGACTCGGCGGTCAGCGTGACGTATGAACCCCCCGCTGCGTCATAG